AGTGCGCGACCGTCAGGTAGCCGGCGATGCCGACGCCCAGGACGGCGAGCGCGACGGCGGCGCGGTCGAGCGGCCTCACGCGCCGGCCAGCTCCCGGACGCGCTCGACGAACGGCTGCGCGGTCAGCGAGGACGGCTCGAACGGCTCGAGCTCCTGGCCGGTGCGCCCGATCAGGAACGTCGGCGTCGACCGCACGCCGTAGCGGTTCTGGGCCGTCACGGCCGCCCCGAGCTCCCGGGTGACGGGGTCGCTGCCCGTGGCGGCGAGCGCCCGCGGGCCGTCGAGCCCCGGAACCCCGGTGACGAGCCCGCGCAGGAACGCGTCGGTCGCGTAGCGCGAGCCCTCCTGGCCCTGCAGGCGGTACGCCGCCTCGGCGACGTGCCAGAGGCGGTCCTGCTGGGCGGCCGCGAGCGCGAGCCGCGCGATCTTCTGCGAGTCGTCGGTGCCGAGGTTGTCGTCGAGGAAGGTCAGCAGCCGCAGCTCGACCTTCAGCCGCCCGGCGCGGACCTCCTGCTCGACGATCGCGGGCAGCGCCTGCGTGGCGAACTCGCCGCAGAAGGGGCACTGCGGGTCGGCGAACTCGACCATCGTGACGGGCGCGTCCTTGCGCCCGAGCACGAGGCCGTCCTGCGGGATCCCGTCCAGCGACCGGGCGACCTCGCGGACGACCTGGGCGCTGCGGTCGGCGGTGACCGGCGGCGACGTCTCGTCGTCGCCGCCGCTGGACACCAGCACGGCCACGACGACCAGGACGACCGCGGCGGCCACCACGGCGCCGAGCATCCGCAGGCGCCGGGCCTGCCGGGCCTTCGCCGCCTCCTGCTCCTCGTGGGCGAGGCGCGCCTCGCGCGCCTCGCGCTTGCGGTCCTCTCGCGACGCCATGGCGTGATCCTCCCCTACGCGGTGCGCCCGCGAGCCAGTGCGGCACCGCCGGCGACCAGGCCGAGCGCCCCCACCGCCAGTGCCGCGACGGCCAGGCCGTCCGAGCCGCCGTCGTCCTCGGCGTCGTCGTCGACCACCGGCGCGGGCGCCGCCGTGTCGGCCGTCTGCGCGGTCGCGCCACCGCCGCCGTGGGCGTCGTCGTCGGCCTCGTCGACCTCGACGGTGGGCGCCGGCTTGTCGGCGTCCTCCGGGCCGATCCAGCGCACCACCTCGCCGCCGGTGTAGGTCTGCAGCGCCTTGAAGGTCGCCTTGCCGACCGTGTCGGGCACGCGGATCGACAGGCCGAAGTCGCGGAACGCGCCCGGCGGGATCGCGTCGTCGCGGCTGTCGGCGGTGAACGTGACGGTGTCGACCTCCTCCGTCGAGGTCTCGCCGTGCATCTCGATCGGCTTGGCCGCCTTGCGGGTCGTCACCTCGACGCTCCAGCCGGGGACCGGCTCGTAGCTCGCGGTGGCGACGCCGGGCGGGAACTGCACCTCGACCTTGCGCGTCGAGGCGTCGTCGCGCTCGTTGGGCACGCGGACGTCGACGCGCTTGAAGGCGCCGGCCTCGAGCTCCTGGGGCTGGACGGTGACGTGGGCGCCGGCGGCGGCCGGCAGCGCGAGCGCGGCGAGGGCGGTCGCGGCGGTGATGGTCCTGCGGGTCATGCGATGGCTCCTTGGTGGTGTGCGACAGGTCTCTGGGCTCCTGCGCAGGCCAGGAGGAGGACGGGAGGCGATGGCGCAGCCGACGAGGCACGCGCCGCGCGGGACGCGCACGAGCGGGGCGAGCGCGACGGCGAGGAGGCCGGGCACGCGGCGGCGCGGACGGTGGCGCCGGCGGGCGACGAGCGCCCGGGCCCCCTCGAGCGCGCGCTCGCCCGGGAAGCGCCCGGCGAGGAGCGCGACGGCGAGGAGCGCCGCCGGGAGCAGGCTGAGCAGCAGCGTGCTCATCACCGCACCCGCACGTCCACGTCCTTGCGGAACTCGTCGAAGTCGCTGACGCGGACGACGACCCGCAGGCGCCACGTGCCGGTGCGCCCGACGGCGAACCGGTCGGCGACGTAGTGGCCGGGGCCGCTCAGGCGCAGCGTCACGGG
The DNA window shown above is from Conexibacter sp. SYSU D00693 and carries:
- a CDS encoding thioredoxin domain-containing protein — translated: MASREDRKREAREARLAHEEQEAAKARQARRLRMLGAVVAAAVVLVVVAVLVSSGGDDETSPPVTADRSAQVVREVARSLDGIPQDGLVLGRKDAPVTMVEFADPQCPFCGEFATQALPAIVEQEVRAGRLKVELRLLTFLDDNLGTDDSQKIARLALAAAQQDRLWHVAEAAYRLQGQEGSRYATDAFLRGLVTGVPGLDGPRALAATGSDPVTRELGAAVTAQNRYGVRSTPTFLIGRTGQELEPFEPSSLTAQPFVERVRELAGA
- a CDS encoding YcnI family protein → MSTLLLSLLPAALLAVALLAGRFPGERALEGARALVARRRHRPRRRVPGLLAVALAPLVRVPRGACLVGCAIASRPPPGLRRSPETCRTPPRSHRMTRRTITAATALAALALPAAAGAHVTVQPQELEAGAFKRVDVRVPNERDDASTRKVEVQFPPGVATASYEPVPGWSVEVTTRKAAKPIEMHGETSTEEVDTVTFTADSRDDAIPPGAFRDFGLSIRVPDTVGKATFKALQTYTGGEVVRWIGPEDADKPAPTVEVDEADDDAHGGGGATAQTADTAAPAPVVDDDAEDDGGSDGLAVAALAVGALGLVAGGAALARGRTA